From Pseudomonas sp. CCI4.2, one genomic window encodes:
- a CDS encoding DEAD/DEAH box helicase, giving the protein MSFASLGLSEALVSAIEAAGYTQPTPVQQRAIPAVLQGRDLMVAAQTGTGKTGGFALPILERLFPNGHPDKSQRHGPRQPRVLVLTPTRELAAQVHDSFKVYAKNLKFVSAVIFGGVGTNPQVQAMARGVDVLVACPGRLLDLAGQGSVDLSHVEILVLDEADRMLDMGFVHDVKKVLARLPSKRQNLLFSATFSNDITALAGKLLHNPERIEVTPPNTTVERIEQRVFRLSSSHKRSLLSHLITAGAWEQVLVFTRTKHGANRLAEYLDKHGLSAVAIHGNKSQNARTKALADFKAGAVRIMVATDIAARGLDIDQLPHVVNFELPNVDEDYVHRIGRTGRAGRSGEAISLVAPDEEKLLKSIERMTKQKIADGDLMGFDITAVEAEKPEVRERPDVRANPRAPRGPRGDGPAGGGGGSGRKDKGKDRGQEKPAAAAAARPERPAQKPREGTPAREQRPATPRSDRAPDEFLDDEVDNFGNRADYVSPYPNKGQGRGRRPGAPAPAPAAGGAAPAGRAPSQARPSAPRTGAGTTTGTPPAKRTGGGARNGAPRDGQARREEQPRNRRPAARDDQPAARQEPAVRGPRDGQPAPTIVHKESKTDRFPSAEQLDQLPSRPRGEKPALLTRNREG; this is encoded by the coding sequence ATGTCCTTTGCTTCCCTCGGTCTCTCCGAGGCTTTAGTCAGCGCCATCGAGGCTGCTGGCTATACCCAGCCTACTCCAGTGCAACAGCGGGCTATTCCCGCCGTGTTGCAAGGTCGCGACCTGATGGTTGCGGCTCAGACAGGTACTGGTAAAACCGGCGGTTTCGCTCTTCCGATCCTGGAACGGCTTTTCCCCAACGGTCATCCGGACAAGTCCCAGCGTCATGGCCCGCGCCAACCCCGCGTCCTGGTCCTGACTCCAACCCGCGAACTCGCGGCGCAAGTGCATGACAGCTTCAAGGTCTACGCCAAGAACCTGAAGTTTGTCAGTGCCGTGATCTTCGGCGGTGTGGGCACCAACCCACAGGTCCAGGCCATGGCCCGAGGCGTTGACGTGTTGGTAGCTTGCCCTGGCCGCCTGCTCGATCTGGCCGGTCAAGGCAGTGTCGATCTGTCCCACGTTGAAATTCTAGTGCTCGATGAAGCAGACCGGATGCTCGATATGGGCTTCGTCCATGACGTGAAAAAGGTCCTGGCCCGCCTGCCGTCCAAACGTCAGAACCTGCTGTTCTCGGCGACCTTTTCCAATGACATCACCGCCTTGGCCGGCAAGCTCCTGCACAATCCGGAACGCATCGAAGTCACGCCGCCGAACACCACCGTCGAGCGTATCGAACAGCGCGTTTTCCGTTTGTCATCGAGCCACAAGCGCTCGCTGCTGTCGCACTTGATTACGGCTGGCGCCTGGGAACAGGTATTGGTGTTTACCCGCACCAAGCACGGCGCAAACCGTTTGGCCGAGTACCTGGACAAGCATGGCCTCTCGGCTGTGGCGATTCACGGTAACAAGAGCCAAAACGCACGCACCAAAGCGTTGGCTGACTTTAAAGCCGGCGCAGTGCGGATCATGGTTGCCACCGATATCGCCGCTCGCGGCCTGGATATCGATCAGTTACCCCATGTCGTCAACTTCGAATTGCCGAACGTCGACGAAGATTACGTCCACCGTATTGGCCGTACTGGCCGTGCGGGCCGCAGCGGTGAAGCGATTTCACTGGTTGCGCCAGACGAAGAAAAACTGCTCAAAAGCATTGAGCGCATGACCAAGCAAAAGATTGCCGACGGCGATCTGATGGGCTTCGACATCACGGCCGTGGAAGCCGAGAAACCAGAAGTTCGCGAGCGTCCAGACGTCCGCGCTAACCCACGCGCGCCTCGCGGCCCACGCGGTGATGGCCCTGCCGGCGGTGGCGGTGGCAGCGGTCGCAAGGACAAAGGCAAAGACCGGGGTCAGGAAAAACCGGCTGCGGCTGCCGCAGCACGTCCTGAGCGTCCGGCACAAAAGCCTCGCGAAGGCACCCCGGCACGTGAACAACGTCCGGCGACTCCGCGTTCCGACCGTGCTCCGGATGAGTTTCTGGATGACGAAGTGGATAACTTCGGTAACCGCGCTGATTACGTCAGCCCATACCCGAACAAGGGCCAAGGCCGTGGTCGTCGTCCAGGCGCACCGGCTCCAGCTCCTGCTGCGGGCGGTGCAGCACCTGCTGGCCGTGCGCCGAGTCAGGCTCGTCCAAGTGCTCCGCGCACGGGCGCTGGCACAACGACCGGCACACCGCCGGCCAAACGTACTGGCGGCGGCGCGCGTAACGGCGCACCTCGTGACGGTCAGGCCCGTCGCGAGGAACAACCTCGCAATCGCCGTCCGGCTGCTCGTGATGACCAACCTGCCGCGCGCCAAGAGCCCGCCGTTCGTGGTCCTCGCGACGGTCAGCCAGCGCCGACCATCGTGCATAAAGAGTCCAAGACCGACCGTTTCCCGTCGGCCGAGCAACTGGACCAACTGCCAAGCCGCCCACGCGGCGAGAAGCCAGCACTGCTGACGCGTAACCGCGAAGGTTGA
- a CDS encoding substrate-binding periplasmic protein → MLATTRLFAAVFFNCLSFTALGETLHIVTEPWAPYVYVEDGQARGLDYDTTAIIFERLGIDVKWEFLPWKRCLSMLKQGQADGALDIFQRGERDDLLLYPSEPLSDVEWVLFYANARPHPFLTLEDLRGLTIGVSPGYLYGKDFEASTLFTREPAPSHEANFGKLLLGRIDLVITDRRVGQHVLDQLMARDQITQSPTVLSREAQYLALRKNAGMDLLVQRFGAELKRFKREPAYAELVARYTGEAIPAIVIAPAALAPSASTPDKTVEQQESGVR, encoded by the coding sequence ATGCTCGCTACCACCCGATTATTTGCTGCCGTTTTTTTCAACTGCCTAAGCTTTACTGCGTTGGGTGAAACGCTGCATATCGTCACCGAACCCTGGGCGCCGTATGTCTACGTTGAAGACGGTCAGGCGCGCGGATTGGATTACGACACCACGGCGATCATTTTTGAGCGACTGGGCATCGACGTAAAATGGGAATTCCTGCCCTGGAAGCGTTGCCTTTCAATGCTCAAACAAGGCCAGGCCGATGGCGCGCTGGATATTTTCCAGCGGGGCGAGCGCGACGATTTACTGCTGTATCCCAGCGAGCCGCTGTCTGACGTCGAGTGGGTGCTGTTTTACGCCAACGCCCGACCTCACCCATTCCTCACCCTTGAGGATTTACGCGGCCTGACCATCGGGGTTTCGCCGGGGTACCTCTATGGCAAGGATTTCGAGGCCTCGACACTGTTCACCCGCGAGCCCGCGCCCAGCCATGAAGCGAACTTTGGCAAGCTGCTGTTGGGCCGAATCGACCTGGTGATCACTGACCGACGTGTCGGTCAGCACGTGCTTGATCAATTGATGGCTCGCGACCAGATTACCCAGTCCCCCACCGTCCTCAGCCGTGAAGCGCAATACCTTGCCCTGCGCAAAAATGCCGGCATGGACCTGCTGGTGCAGCGCTTTGGCGCCGAACTCAAACGCTTCAAGCGCGAGCCGGCCTATGCCGAACTCGTCGCTCGGTACACCGGCGAAGCGATACCAGCCATTGTTATTGCGCCCGCAGCACTTGCGCCCTCTGCGTCAACGCCTGATAAAACCGTTGAGCAGCAGGAAAGCGGCGTACGGTGA